One Sphingobium sp. Cam5-1 genomic window, CGTTCAGCATTTGTAGCAACTCGACCCTGTGGCATTGAGGGTCGAGGATATAGGCAGCGCGCAAACCATGTTCGGGTACGTCGGTCGCACCGAGTTCGATCGTCGCACCGGCGGCGGTCGCAACCGCCAGGGTCGCGTCAAGATCATCCACCACGAACCCCGTTGTCGCCTCTCCGGTGGCGGGGCAATTCCGGTTGGGATAGCTGACCAGAATGAAGTTGGGGGCGGGGGGCTGAGCGCCCGCAGTCTTCAGGATCACCTCGTTCATCAACGC contains:
- a CDS encoding VOC family protein is translated as MTALAFSFTKIIVKDLAAAEHFYTQLFGLEVVGYINLGEGEALMNEVILKTAGAQPPAPNFILVSYPNRNCPATGEATTGFVVDDLDATLAVATAAGATIELGATDVPEHGLRAAYILDPQCHRVELLQMLNA